The proteins below come from a single Conger conger chromosome 10, fConCon1.1, whole genome shotgun sequence genomic window:
- the spryd4 gene encoding SPRY domain-containing protein 4, whose product MAAPWSLGLCRRAGARALSAALHSQPRELCLSPPRRYLSNTAGNCLQFKLDERTAHSSLDLFKKDTGVIYRILGLDPSHVQDNPERFRDWAVVFGDGRVESGRHYWEVTVRKSQEFRVGVAEAAMSREDCVGTTSCSWVFAYVQRKWFAMTTNKMVPVSLAGKPERVGLLLDYDAGWLGLVDIQKPRVIHRIRARFSGPLSPAFALWDGELLTHSGLELPEGL is encoded by the exons ATGGCGGCGCCCTGGAGCCTAGGGCTGTGCAGGCGAGCGGGGGCAAGAGCCCTCAGCGCGGCGCTGCACAGCCAGCCTCGGGAGCTGTGTCTGTCGCCGCCGCGGCGCTATCTCAGTAACACAGCGGGGAACT GTCTGCAGTTTAAACTAGACGAGCGAACAGCCCACAGCAGCCTCGACCTCTTCAAAAAGGACACGGGCGTCATCTACCGAATTCTCGGCCTGGACCCCAGCCATGTTCAGGACAACCCGGAGCGGTTTCGGGACTGGGCGGTGGTGTTCGGGGACGGGCGCGTCGAAAGCGGGCGCCACTACTGGGAGGTGACCGTGCGGAAATCCCAGGAGTTCCGGGTCGGCGTCGCGGAGGCGGCGATGTCACGGGAGGACTGCGTGGGCACCACCAGCTGCTCCTGGGTGTTCGCATATGTCCAGCGCAAGTGGTTCGCCATGACCACCAACAAGATGGTGCCCGTGTCTCTGGCCGGCAAGCCGGAGAGGGTGGGACTCCTGTTGGACTATGACGCCGGCTGGCTGGGCCTGGTGGATATTCAGAAGCCCAGAGTGATCCACCGAATCCGGGCCCGGTTCAGCGGCCCGCTGTCCCCCGCCTTTGCGCTTTGGGACGGGGAACTGCTCACCCACTCAGGCCTGGAGCTACCCGAAGGCCTGTAG